The following proteins are co-located in the Motilibacter rhizosphaerae genome:
- a CDS encoding WXG100 family type VII secretion target produces the protein MADSYGTQLDTMQQASQHVADVNQQVQAQLASLMSKLEPLASTWKGSAATSFTALHQRWNENATKLNSALHDISDAIATSRTTYDTSDTTQSSSFSNITSVLG, from the coding sequence GTGGCCGACTCCTACGGCACCCAACTCGACACCATGCAGCAGGCGTCGCAGCACGTCGCTGACGTCAACCAGCAGGTGCAGGCGCAGCTCGCGTCGCTGATGAGCAAGCTCGAGCCGCTCGCGTCGACCTGGAAGGGCTCGGCGGCGACGAGCTTCACGGCGCTGCACCAGCGCTGGAACGAGAACGCGACGAAGCTCAACAGCGCGCTGCACGACATCAGCGACGCGATCGCCACGTCCCGCACGACGTACGACACCTCGGACACCACGCAGTCGTCGTCGTTCTCGAACATCACCAGCGTCCTGGGTTGA
- a CDS encoding WXG100 family type VII secretion target — translation MSEILVTFSAISQAQGDIATTSQNINSELADLKAYLAPLVATWSGQAAENYQAKQKQWDEAAAEINQILDAIGRAVGNAHDDFQAAESSNASIWA, via the coding sequence ATGTCGGAGATCCTTGTCACGTTCTCGGCCATCTCCCAGGCCCAGGGCGACATCGCGACCACGTCGCAGAACATCAACAGCGAGCTGGCCGACCTGAAGGCCTACCTCGCGCCGCTCGTCGCGACCTGGTCCGGCCAGGCCGCGGAGAACTACCAGGCCAAGCAGAAGCAGTGGGACGAGGCCGCCGCCGAGATCAACCAGATCCTCGACGCCATCGGCCGTGCCGTCGGCAACGCCCACGACGACTTCCAGGCCGCCGAGAGCTCCAACGCGAGCATCTGGGCCTGA